AAGAATATCGTCGCATTCAATGGGCGGCGCCTGTGTCGCCACCCCGGCTCCCTGAACACATAGAATAGGGACAGGTTCAATACCGCCGCGCTGGCGCAGTTGCCGGACATTTCGGTTCGCCGTTTGCGCGGCTGCAACCGGGCCGAAAATGAGCAGGTTGGGCAAGAACTCATCGTAGGCACCCAGCGCCATGGCAGCGCTGCTTGCCAGACAGATTTCCGCAGGCTCACGGCTCCCGGTAGCGCTGGTGTATTCCCAGCTACGAATCAGCTGCTGAAGTTCTGCCGCCTCGCGTGTATCGCTTTCTACTATCAGGACTCGAAAGGCCGCCATAGTCTGGGACCTGTTTTCAGCGGATGCTGAAAATCCTATCGAAATTGGAAACCGCCAGGATATGCGAGACATGTGGATTTGCGTTGATCAGTTCCACCTCGGGTCGGAAGCCTTCGCGCTCCAATTCCACACAGTAGTCCCGCAACAACAACAGCATTCCCAGAGCTGCGCTGTCCAGGTGCTCGGTTGCAGAGAGATCAACGAGAAATATTTTGGGCGGAGGTGCCAGGTTGCGATAAGCCCTCTGGAAATCCCGGTGCACATTGAAATCGAAATTACCGGCCACGCGAATAACCACGGTATCACCGCTGTCGGAAATTTCGGAGATCACCCGGCTTTCGAGCCTGTCGGACACCACCATCTGAAAATCCTTATTTCTGCGCTTTGCTATAGCTTCTTATGTAGCGCGGGCCTGACAATCCGACCAAATATACACCCCACCAGGGAGCATGCAAACCGGTAGCCGGTCGGCAATAGCCAGAAATGCTTCCGACAGACAAAAGGGTGCACTAAGGCACCCTTTTTTTAGCCCACCCACAATTCACCTGAGCAACCGGCCAGTTCTACAAACCACGGTATAAATTAAGCAGGGCCCGGCCCCGATCGGTGTTTTTCGCCCTGATGAATTACAGTTCTGCGTCAGCAATCAAACTGGTAGTCCATAAGCTCCCTTCTGAGGCGCATTTCCTCCAGTTTATCCTCGACCATCCGCCGTGCATCCCTGGGGCTTTGAGGGGTATACAGCAGGTCCTCGGTCGCAGAAGAATCAGATTCATCAAAATCCATGTCATTTTCGATAACGTTGCCGCTCATAGAAAACTCCACAATCTCGATCTGCCAGGGCAGAAACACTTTGTCTATTGTTGTTGTGCCGTCGCAGATTAGCCAGCCCTGGCTTTCCTGGTCAAGCAACTTTTATGCTGTGGAAACAAGTTTTTTCCCAGGGTTACACCGCCCTGCTTTGGGGCTCGCGGCGCGCAGAAATGTGTCAACCTGCCACCCCCACAGCTGGCGCCAAAATACCTAAAAATTGTTACTAATTCGGGACAATTTTTTCCTGCCCAACCAGGTTTACTCCGCCATGAAAAAGGTGAACTACGGTAACCGTGCGCAAGATGCGTTACTGTTGGTTACAGCGTCTCTACAAAAATAAAAGGAATGGGTACTGGGGTCGGCAGGCAGCCCACCCGCGGGAAATGGGTGTCACACCAATTTGTCGGAACCTGGGGAAACCTTGGCGGCGGTAGCCGAAAACAGCATTGGATGAATAAATACCCTCTGCTATGTTTGTGTGGTCACCGTCAGGCTGCCGGTACCCGAGGAGTTTTTGAGCGCAGCGACCCGCAAAACAGGGCCCAAAATCCATGACCGATTTCGATATCGACGTCCACCCCCGACTGCAAGCAAGTACCCTCACCCACCCCACGACGCTGGTGAGATCCGAGCCCTTCAACTTCCTGGTGTCCAGCAATATGCTGCCACGGAACGCAATGCAGACACTGCTGGCCGCCTTCCCCAAATTGAAGGGCGCGGGATACTTGCCCTATCAAAGAGCAGATTGCGGCACCTCAATAAACGCACTTATCGACAGCATATTAGAGCCTGAATTTGCCGACACACTGGGGGCCCGCCTCGGTATCGAGCAAATGTCCCAGTACCCCACCTATGTATCCATTTCCGGCAGGCTCAAGAAACGTCACGGTAATATTCACACCGATGGCAAATCCAAAATTGCGACAGCTCTCCTGTACCTCAACGGCGACTGGACACAGGTCCAGCAAGGGTGCCTGCGCTTTCTCAACCGCATAGACGACTTTGAGGATATGGTGGTGCCGGAAATTCCTCCGGTCTACGGCACTCTGGCCGCATTCAGGCGTGCAGACAATTCATTCCACGGCCACCTGCCGTTTGAGGGCGAGCGCCGCGTCATTCAGGTTGCCTGGCTTACGGACTCCGAACACAAATCTCGCAAGGCAAAACGCGGACAACTCGCGCACAGACTGAAACAACTGCAGGCCTGGCTGGGAGACAAATTGAGAGGGAAGTAACGTCTTCTGGAGGTACGGAACCTTACCTTATCGCGGAACTTTCGCGATCGCTTCCATATCGCCCCCCCTGGCATACCTCTGGGATTTTCGGCATGACATCCTGTACCCCAGCCGTTAGAATGGCCGCCTTTCTATTTACGTCCCCGTCGGTTAACAGGATAAACCACGGACCTCCTAAGTCCGGACTGCCCGTTCGAGTCGGGCCGGGGACGCCAGCTTTTCCGATCAATGCGAACGATCAGCCCTCGTTGAAAATCGCCACCTCTGCCGCCTTCCCTGCCACACGGCTTGCACGGTACATACCCGCAGTGTTGAACGTGAGTGCAATATTGCCCTTGGCATCCAGCACGATCACACCACCGGTGCCGCCCACCGGCAGCAGTATCTGATTGATCACCTCATCCGCCGCCTGCGCCACGCTCTTGTTCTGGTAGGCAACCCGTGTGCAGATATCCGCAGCAACGTTGTAGCGGATAAAATATTCTCCATGGCCAGTAGCGGAGACCGCACAGGAACTGTTGTCGGCGAAAGTGCCGGCGCCGATTACCGGGGAATCGCCGATACGCCCAAAGCGCTTGGCGGTCATGCCGCCGGTGGAGGTCCCGGCGGCAAGGTTGCCCTGCTGATCCAAGGCGACGGCGCCTACGGTACCCATTCTGAACGGCACTGGCAGTGCGTCAACCGCCGCACGATAGTCCTTGTCCTGTTTGTTTTCCTTATCGAGTTTTTCCTTCGCACGCTCCAGTTGCTCACGGCGCTGCTCGGTATCAAAAATTTTGTTGTCTACCATGGGCACACTGCGGCTGCGGGCGAATTCCTCGGCACCGGCACCAGCCAACATCACAAACGGAGAATCCTCCATCACCATACGCGCGAGGTTGATCGGATTGGCAATGCGCTTGACCCCTGCCACTGCCCCGGCCTGGCGATTGCGGCCGTCCATGATGGAGGCATCCAGCTCGTGGGTACCGTCGTAGGTATAGACCGCGCCTTTTCCCGCATTGAACAGTGGTGAGTTTTCCATCACGTTGATCGCGGCCACCACCGCGTCCAGGCTGGAACCGCCTTTTTCCAGCACCACATAACCGGCATTGATCGCCTCTTCCAGCTTGGCCTCATAGTCGCGCTGCTTTTCCGGGGTCATGCTGGATTTTTTAATCGTGCCGGCACCGCCG
This is a stretch of genomic DNA from Microbulbifer bruguierae. It encodes these proteins:
- a CDS encoding isoaspartyl peptidase/L-asparaginase family protein, whose amino-acid sequence is MKRILNLTFNLSIAALALCSLNLHAQSPAASESAAPKFAIAIHGGAGTIKKSSMTPEKQRDYEAKLEEAINAGYVVLEKGGSSLDAVVAAINVMENSPLFNAGKGAVYTYDGTHELDASIMDGRNRQAGAVAGVKRIANPINLARMVMEDSPFVMLAGAGAEEFARSRSVPMVDNKIFDTEQRREQLERAKEKLDKENKQDKDYRAAVDALPVPFRMGTVGAVALDQQGNLAAGTSTGGMTAKRFGRIGDSPVIGAGTFADNSSCAVSATGHGEYFIRYNVAADICTRVAYQNKSVAQAADEVINQILLPVGGTGGVIVLDAKGNIALTFNTAGMYRASRVAGKAAEVAIFNEG
- a CDS encoding PA3496 family putative envelope integrity protein is translated as MLDQESQGWLICDGTTTIDKVFLPWQIEIVEFSMSGNVIENDMDFDESDSSATEDLLYTPQSPRDARRMVEDKLEEMRLRRELMDYQFDC
- a CDS encoding 2OG-Fe(II) oxygenase family protein, yielding MTDFDIDVHPRLQASTLTHPTTLVRSEPFNFLVSSNMLPRNAMQTLLAAFPKLKGAGYLPYQRADCGTSINALIDSILEPEFADTLGARLGIEQMSQYPTYVSISGRLKKRHGNIHTDGKSKIATALLYLNGDWTQVQQGCLRFLNRIDDFEDMVVPEIPPVYGTLAAFRRADNSFHGHLPFEGERRVIQVAWLTDSEHKSRKAKRGQLAHRLKQLQAWLGDKLRGK
- a CDS encoding STAS domain-containing protein, whose translation is MVVSDRLESRVISEISDSGDTVVIRVAGNFDFNVHRDFQRAYRNLAPPPKIFLVDLSATEHLDSAALGMLLLLRDYCVELEREGFRPEVELINANPHVSHILAVSNFDRIFSIR